The Mesobacillus jeotgali genome window below encodes:
- the thrC gene encoding threonine synthase: MRWRGLLSEYKEYLPVNADTPMLTLHEGNTPLIRLDQLSEEWGIDLYVKVEGVNPTGSFKDRGMVMAVAKAKEAGSDTVICASTGNTSASAAAYAARAGMRSIIVIPDGKIAMGKLAQAVMYGASIVSIEGNFDEALKMVRAISENEPVTLVNSVNPYRIEGQKTAAFEICDQLGGAPDILAIPVGNAGNISAYWKGFKEYNASKRTGLPRMFGFEAEGAAAIVKGQPIEQPETIATAIRIGNPASWDLAVAARDESEGKIDFVSDEEILQAYSQLAVSEGVFAEPGSCASLAGIHKLLQRGDIPRGSRIVAVLTGNGLKDPSTAIDISSISPVLLPNDERIVGDYIRGVVSQ, translated from the coding sequence ATGAGGTGGCGGGGGCTGTTAAGTGAATATAAGGAATACTTGCCAGTCAATGCCGATACACCAATGCTCACCCTTCATGAAGGGAATACCCCGCTGATCAGGCTCGACCAGCTGTCAGAAGAGTGGGGAATTGATTTATATGTAAAAGTAGAAGGAGTGAATCCGACGGGTTCCTTTAAGGACAGAGGGATGGTCATGGCGGTCGCCAAAGCGAAGGAAGCAGGCAGTGACACTGTCATCTGCGCCTCGACAGGCAACACTTCTGCCTCTGCGGCAGCTTATGCGGCAAGGGCAGGAATGAGGTCGATCATCGTCATCCCTGATGGAAAAATCGCAATGGGCAAACTCGCACAAGCCGTGATGTATGGCGCAAGCATCGTTTCAATCGAGGGAAACTTTGATGAAGCATTGAAAATGGTCAGGGCGATCAGCGAAAACGAGCCAGTCACATTGGTGAATTCCGTCAATCCATACCGCATTGAAGGGCAAAAAACGGCAGCCTTTGAAATTTGTGACCAGCTGGGCGGAGCACCTGATATCCTTGCGATCCCTGTAGGTAATGCGGGAAATATCAGCGCTTATTGGAAAGGCTTCAAAGAATACAATGCCAGCAAGCGTACTGGTTTGCCGCGAATGTTCGGTTTTGAGGCAGAAGGTGCGGCCGCGATTGTCAAAGGGCAGCCGATAGAACAGCCGGAGACGATCGCAACGGCCATCCGCATTGGCAACCCGGCAAGCTGGGACCTCGCCGTCGCTGCCCGGGATGAATCGGAAGGAAAGATCGATTTCGTGTCGGATGAAGAAATCTTACAAGCATACAGCCAACTGGCTGTTTCGGAAGGGGTTTTTGCAGAGCCAGGGTCGTGTGCATCGCTCGCAGGCATCCATAAACTTTTACAGCGAGGAGACATACCTCGTGGCTCTAGAATAGTTGCCGTGCTGACTGGAAACGGATTGAAAGATCCTTCAACAGCAATTGACATCAGCTCCATCTCACCAGTGCTGCTTCCAAATGACGAAAGGATCGTCGGCGATTATATCAGGGGAGTGGTCAGTCAATGA
- a CDS encoding homoserine dehydrogenase: MQAISVGLLGLGTVGSGVVRIIENHQDKLMHQVGCPIKVKKILVQDVDKERSVKVDPSLLTVNPADIMEDPEIEVVIEVMGGIEDTREHLLQALRSKKNIVTANKDLMAVHGSELLTVANENGCDLFFEASVAGGIPILRSLVDGLASDRITKMMGIVNGTTNYILTKMSQEGLAYDSVLKEAQQLGYAEANPASDVEGLDAARKMAIMASLGFSMKIDLDDVKFKGITAVTEEDLQYGKQLGYTMKLLGIAVREGNKVEVCVEPALLPSSHPLASVNNEYNAVYVYGEAVGETMFYGPGAGSLPTATAVVSDLVGVVKNMRLGVNGSSFITPQFEKQLKDDGEVSSKYFLRLHVHDEVGVFSEITSLFANHNVSFEKIVQTPLKEEELAEIVVVTHQASLKDYQNILMELRDLRVVKEVKSSYRVEGSVSA, encoded by the coding sequence ATGCAGGCAATCTCGGTTGGACTTCTAGGTTTGGGAACAGTAGGGTCAGGTGTGGTCAGGATTATCGAAAACCATCAGGATAAATTGATGCACCAGGTTGGGTGCCCGATTAAAGTGAAGAAAATCCTCGTTCAGGATGTGGATAAAGAAAGGTCGGTAAAAGTGGACCCTTCTCTCCTGACGGTGAATCCAGCTGATATTATGGAAGACCCGGAGATTGAGGTAGTCATTGAAGTTATGGGAGGCATTGAGGATACTCGTGAACATTTGCTTCAGGCATTAAGGAGCAAAAAGAATATTGTGACGGCAAACAAGGATTTGATGGCCGTCCATGGTTCCGAGCTTTTAACCGTTGCCAATGAAAATGGCTGCGACCTCTTTTTTGAAGCGAGCGTGGCAGGAGGAATCCCGATCCTGCGCAGTCTGGTAGATGGTCTTGCGTCTGACCGGATCACAAAGATGATGGGGATTGTGAATGGCACAACAAACTATATTTTAACGAAAATGAGCCAAGAGGGACTGGCATATGATAGCGTGTTGAAGGAAGCGCAGCAGCTTGGGTACGCAGAGGCCAACCCTGCATCTGACGTAGAAGGACTGGATGCGGCACGTAAAATGGCGATCATGGCCTCATTAGGCTTTTCGATGAAGATTGACCTGGATGATGTCAAATTCAAAGGAATAACTGCTGTAACCGAGGAAGACCTTCAATATGGGAAACAACTCGGATATACAATGAAGCTGCTCGGCATCGCCGTCCGTGAGGGCAATAAAGTCGAGGTGTGCGTAGAACCGGCATTGCTGCCGTCCTCACACCCGCTTGCTTCCGTCAATAATGAGTATAATGCGGTGTATGTGTATGGAGAGGCAGTCGGGGAGACGATGTTTTACGGTCCAGGAGCGGGAAGCCTGCCAACCGCGACAGCAGTGGTCTCCGACCTTGTAGGCGTCGTCAAAAATATGCGTCTTGGCGTTAATGGCAGTTCTTTTATCACTCCACAATTTGAGAAGCAGCTGAAGGATGATGGCGAAGTGAGTTCAAAATACTTCCTGCGACTTCATGTCCATGACGAAGTAGGTGTATTCTCTGAGATCACCTCCCTTTTCGCAAACCATAATGTCAGCTTTGAAAAAATTGTCCAGACTCCTTTGAAGGAAGAAGAGCTTGCGGAGATTGTGGTCGTTACTCATCAAGCTTCCCTGAAAGATTACCAGAATATTTTAATGGAGCTGCGCGACCTTAGGGTTGTGAAGGAAGTCAAAAGCTCTTACAGGGTTGAAGGAAGTGTCAGCGCATGA
- a CDS encoding D-glycerate dehydrogenase produces MKHYVYITRKLPEETIADLTELFDVKMWDHEDVPAPREVILKEAEKASALITMLSDKVDEEVLSAGENLKVIANLAVGFDNIDLEAATRRGIIVTNTPDVLTETTADLTFALLMASARRIVEAAEYIKAGKWGGWSPYLLAGHDVYGKKIGIVGMGKIGEAVARRAKGFGMEILYHNRSRKPEAEKELGAVYSSFEDLVTKSDFVVSLAPLTPETKNLFTADVFTKMKKSAIFINAGRGPVVDEQALYDALKDGEIAGAGLDVFEKEPISAEHPLLQLPNVTAIPHIGSASTETRTTMIKLCSTNVKAVLTGDNPKTIVNKEVL; encoded by the coding sequence ATGAAACACTATGTGTATATCACCAGGAAATTGCCTGAAGAAACAATTGCCGATCTCACTGAGCTTTTTGATGTGAAAATGTGGGATCATGAAGATGTCCCTGCCCCAAGGGAAGTTATTTTAAAGGAAGCCGAAAAAGCCAGTGCTTTGATCACGATGCTATCGGACAAAGTTGATGAAGAAGTATTGTCTGCAGGTGAAAACCTGAAAGTGATCGCCAATCTGGCAGTTGGCTTTGATAATATTGACCTGGAAGCAGCGACAAGGCGCGGAATCATCGTGACGAACACGCCGGATGTGCTGACAGAAACAACAGCAGACCTAACATTTGCTTTGTTGATGGCTTCAGCCCGACGAATTGTCGAAGCGGCGGAATATATAAAGGCTGGCAAGTGGGGAGGCTGGAGTCCGTACCTGCTTGCCGGGCATGATGTTTATGGAAAGAAAATCGGGATTGTCGGCATGGGTAAAATAGGAGAAGCTGTCGCGCGCAGGGCCAAAGGCTTTGGCATGGAAATCCTTTACCATAACCGCTCCCGCAAACCTGAAGCTGAAAAAGAACTGGGCGCTGTCTATAGTTCATTCGAGGATCTTGTGACAAAATCTGATTTTGTAGTATCACTTGCTCCGTTGACGCCGGAAACGAAAAATCTTTTTACAGCCGATGTCTTCACGAAGATGAAAAAGAGCGCTATTTTCATTAATGCTGGCCGCGGCCCGGTTGTGGACGAGCAGGCATTATATGATGCGCTTAAAGATGGGGAAATTGCAGGTGCTGGACTTGATGTCTTTGAAAAAGAACCTATTTCCGCCGAACATCCATTGCTTCAATTGCCAAACGTGACGGCGATTCCTCATATCGGCAGCGCAAGCACCGAAACGAGGACAACCATGATCAAGCTGTGCAGCACAAATGTTAAAGCCGTCCTGACAGGAGACAATCCAAAAACAATTGTAAATAAAGAAGTGCTCTAA
- the yutH gene encoding spore coat putative kinase YutH yields MMFQKMLREVYGISADSEVSLGRYHGYKHNEGLYLIMDANSAKEQEISELARIADHMQKAGDRNVSVLLADKQGKQICDWEGRKYCVLVNRAVPMPGKMKTGRKLAKFHARGRQIPFKVESMNRVGQWKQLWEKRLDQMEKVWSGKLYTEPENDFEKMFMESFPYYMGLSENAIQYLTDTEIDDKPTRVDHGTVCYERFTNNVWRGTYFVKNPFEWVFDHASRDLAEWVRDRYFANIQTSQPEIKNFLAEYQSLTMLSPFSWRLLYARLLFPLHYYETVENYYITQSEQTKRQLEDRLRKYLNQSGDHERFLSHFYQLSEAPVKAAKLPPVDWLLR; encoded by the coding sequence ATGATGTTTCAAAAGATGTTAAGAGAAGTATATGGGATTTCGGCAGATTCAGAAGTATCTCTTGGAAGATATCACGGATATAAGCATAATGAAGGGCTTTATTTGATTATGGACGCTAATAGTGCAAAAGAGCAAGAAATAAGTGAGCTGGCAAGGATCGCTGACCATATGCAAAAAGCGGGGGACCGGAATGTATCGGTGCTGCTCGCTGACAAACAAGGAAAGCAAATTTGTGATTGGGAGGGCAGAAAATATTGCGTGCTTGTAAACAGAGCAGTCCCGATGCCTGGAAAAATGAAAACAGGCAGGAAGCTGGCTAAATTTCATGCAAGAGGCCGGCAAATCCCGTTCAAGGTTGAAAGCATGAACAGGGTGGGACAATGGAAGCAGCTATGGGAAAAGCGGCTCGACCAGATGGAGAAGGTATGGAGCGGAAAGCTTTACACTGAACCGGAGAACGATTTTGAGAAAATGTTCATGGAGTCCTTTCCGTACTACATGGGATTATCTGAAAATGCCATTCAATATCTCACTGATACAGAGATCGATGATAAGCCGACAAGGGTTGACCATGGCACTGTTTGCTATGAGCGTTTCACGAATAATGTGTGGAGAGGAACCTATTTTGTCAAAAATCCATTTGAATGGGTATTTGACCACGCAAGCAGGGATCTAGCTGAATGGGTCAGGGATCGTTATTTTGCCAACATCCAGACGAGCCAGCCGGAAATCAAGAACTTCCTGGCAGAATACCAATCACTGACGATGCTGTCGCCTTTTTCATGGAGGCTGCTTTACGCCAGATTGCTATTCCCGCTCCATTATTATGAGACAGTTGAAAATTATTATATTACCCAATCAGAACAAACGAAGCGGCAGCTCGAGGACCGCCTGCGGAAGTACCTGAATCAAAGCGGTGACCATGAGCGGTTCCTAAGCCATTTTTATCAACTTAGCGAGGCACCGGTAAAAGCGGCGAAACTTCCTCCGGTCGATTGGTTATTACGATAG
- a CDS encoding phosphatidylglycerophosphatase A codes for MLEKKRAIHMTEETARKWLHERGVEIEDIANLVFFLQEKYHPNLQMEDCIENVERVLSKREVQNAILTGIQLDILAEQKKLGEPLQSIIETDESLYGVDEILAFSIVNIYGSIGFTNYGYIDKAKPGILADLNDKEKSGKCHTFLDDIVGAVAAAASSRLAHRAANVED; via the coding sequence ATGTTAGAAAAGAAACGCGCCATCCATATGACAGAGGAAACAGCCCGGAAATGGCTTCATGAACGGGGAGTAGAAATAGAAGATATCGCCAATCTCGTCTTTTTCCTCCAGGAAAAATACCATCCCAACCTGCAGATGGAGGACTGTATTGAAAATGTTGAACGAGTCCTATCCAAGCGTGAAGTACAGAATGCGATTTTAACAGGAATCCAGCTGGATATCCTCGCCGAGCAAAAGAAGCTTGGAGAACCGCTGCAATCAATTATTGAAACGGATGAAAGCTTATACGGCGTGGATGAAATCCTCGCATTTTCCATCGTGAATATATATGGATCGATCGGCTTTACCAATTACGGTTATATCGATAAAGCAAAACCAGGTATTCTGGCGGATCTTAATGATAAAGAAAAATCCGGCAAATGCCATACCTTCCTTGATGATATCGTCGGGGCAGTTGCAGCCGCAGCTTCTAGCCGACTGGCGCACAGAGCAGCAAATGTAGAGGACTAA
- a CDS encoding TIGR01457 family HAD-type hydrolase: MKRYKGYLIDLDGTMYRGSERIEAASDFIKRLIEAEIPYLFVTNNSSRTPAQVAEKLRSFDIPTTEEQVFTTSQATANYIYEQKQDATVYVIGEEGIQTAIQEKGLKFAGEDADFVVSGIDRGITYEKLAVGCLAVRNGATFISTNGDIAIPTERGLLPGNGSLTSVIAVSTQTDPIFIGKPESVIMEQALKVLGTEKEETLMVGDYYDTDILAGMRAGMDTLLVHTGVTTKELLKGYQEMPTYTVDSLDDWEV, from the coding sequence ATGAAAAGATACAAAGGGTACTTAATTGATTTGGATGGAACGATGTATCGAGGATCAGAACGGATTGAAGCCGCTTCTGATTTTATAAAAAGGCTGATTGAGGCTGAAATTCCGTATTTATTTGTAACGAATAATTCCTCGCGGACACCGGCACAGGTGGCTGAAAAACTCCGCAGTTTTGATATCCCAACGACGGAGGAGCAGGTTTTCACGACAAGCCAGGCAACTGCCAACTATATTTATGAGCAAAAACAGGATGCGACTGTATATGTGATCGGCGAAGAGGGGATCCAGACAGCGATCCAGGAAAAGGGACTGAAATTTGCAGGGGAAGACGCTGATTTCGTTGTTTCAGGAATCGACCGCGGCATTACATATGAAAAACTGGCTGTCGGCTGTCTTGCGGTCCGGAACGGGGCAACCTTCATTTCGACCAACGGGGATATTGCCATCCCGACAGAGCGAGGCTTGCTTCCGGGCAACGGGTCACTGACTTCCGTCATCGCTGTATCCACACAGACTGATCCCATTTTTATCGGGAAGCCGGAATCGGTGATCATGGAACAGGCATTGAAGGTACTTGGAACTGAGAAAGAGGAGACGCTTATGGTCGGTGATTACTATGATACCGATATCCTCGCAGGCATGAGGGCAGGAATGGACACACTCCTTGTCCACACAGGAGTAACGACGAAGGAACTTCTGAAAGGCTATCAAGAAATGCCAACCTACACAGTGGATTCGCTGGACGATTGGGAAGTATAA
- a CDS encoding DUF86 domain-containing protein: MYFVDRDQIEETLQFLDRQIDFFESNGPWESPMEKSALERAAHTMVEAVLDVGNAMIDGFIMRDPGSYEDIIDILDDEKVVTKEMSAGLKKIVLFRKMLVQQYTAVDHAGLIDTFKAELPHLKLFSVKVREYLTNELGPVSAFKK; encoded by the coding sequence ATGTACTTTGTCGACAGGGATCAAATCGAAGAAACATTGCAGTTTTTAGACAGGCAAATTGACTTTTTTGAAAGCAACGGTCCATGGGAATCGCCAATGGAAAAATCGGCCCTTGAGCGTGCGGCACATACGATGGTGGAAGCCGTACTCGATGTAGGCAACGCGATGATCGATGGTTTCATCATGCGTGACCCGGGAAGCTATGAAGACATCATTGACATTTTGGATGATGAAAAAGTGGTTACTAAAGAAATGAGCGCAGGATTGAAAAAAATCGTCCTGTTCAGAAAGATGCTTGTCCAGCAGTACACTGCGGTAGACCATGCCGGCCTGATTGACACCTTCAAGGCTGAGCTTCCTCATCTCAAACTTTTTTCAGTAAAAGTGAGAGAGTACTTAACGAATGAGTTAGGACCGGTCTCCGCTTTTAAAAAGTAA
- a CDS encoding EAL domain-containing protein gives MLPHSSICYYPPQFILRDPVVSGVKKAFNNGFEVAVIAYTIKNHQELASQLGDENWKFHKALKRHFKAVIESEIDREDMIVLHDYYSDSLSLFMRIDHNRYCVSEIDVKMKKILREAESRIFLEYPTIQPIFDTGFIFIDKSVGSVHGAVLKAHQQAFAMAEKRIQTQFNEMVYEMKRIIAQQNIKLLAQPIIDVNTKEIRAWEMLTRGPEGTGLESPLQLFSVARQTNMLYDLEIIVLRKTFEQITSTGCLDDIFINFTPITLGNNRFVRDLKNLMQAYGSIQPNQITLEITERDSIEGIDNFIYNIKVLRGMGIKIAVDDTGAGYASLNTISEIMPDVIKIDRSVIENIDKNSVKESMLKGLLLVAKEAGSTVIAEGIENEHEASVLSRNKVELAQGYFYARPGLLKTV, from the coding sequence ATGTTGCCTCATTCATCCATTTGTTATTACCCTCCACAGTTCATTCTGAGAGATCCTGTAGTATCTGGCGTGAAAAAGGCTTTTAATAATGGATTTGAAGTTGCTGTTATTGCATATACGATAAAAAATCACCAGGAATTGGCTTCGCAGCTTGGTGATGAGAACTGGAAGTTTCATAAGGCTTTGAAGCGGCATTTCAAAGCGGTGATCGAGAGTGAGATTGATCGGGAGGACATGATTGTCCTGCATGATTACTATAGCGACAGCCTGAGCCTGTTCATGCGGATTGACCATAACCGCTATTGTGTTTCTGAAATCGATGTGAAAATGAAGAAAATCCTCAGGGAGGCGGAGAGCAGGATTTTCCTTGAGTATCCTACTATACAGCCTATCTTTGATACAGGGTTTATTTTTATCGATAAATCGGTCGGTTCCGTGCATGGTGCCGTCTTAAAGGCACATCAGCAAGCATTTGCGATGGCTGAGAAACGGATCCAGACACAATTCAATGAAATGGTCTATGAAATGAAGCGGATTATCGCGCAGCAAAATATCAAGCTTTTAGCGCAGCCGATCATAGACGTCAATACAAAGGAAATCCGCGCCTGGGAAATGCTGACCAGAGGGCCGGAGGGAACAGGGCTAGAGAGTCCACTCCAGCTTTTTTCAGTAGCCCGGCAGACGAATATGCTCTATGATTTGGAAATCATTGTGTTAAGAAAAACCTTTGAGCAAATTACATCGACTGGCTGCCTTGATGATATTTTCATCAACTTTACGCCGATTACCCTTGGCAATAACCGATTCGTCCGGGACCTGAAGAATCTGATGCAAGCTTACGGCAGCATCCAGCCAAACCAGATCACTTTGGAGATCACCGAGAGGGACTCGATTGAGGGAATTGATAATTTTATCTATAATATAAAGGTGTTAAGAGGAATGGGAATCAAAATAGCGGTCGATGATACTGGAGCAGGATATGCCAGCTTGAATACCATCAGTGAAATCATGCCGGATGTCATCAAGATTGACCGATCCGTCATTGAGAATATTGATAAGAACTCTGTGAAGGAATCCATGCTGAAGGGGCTGCTGCTTGTCGCCAAAGAAGCGGGATCCACGGTCATTGCGGAAGGAATCGAAAATGAGCATGAAGCATCGGTCCTCTCACGGAATAAGGTAGAATTGGCGCAAGGGTATTTTTATGCCCGCCCGGGATTGTTGAAAACCGTCTAG
- a CDS encoding DUF3055 domain-containing protein, translating to MTEEFFLYDDTEETKTRYVSFVGENQRFDLAIMQTGRYYGKSIVMDIQGSRFAILGQDDLDEEGYLEYAYNLSEEDAEELRSFLRPIL from the coding sequence ATGACTGAAGAATTTTTTTTATATGATGATACTGAAGAAACAAAAACGCGCTATGTAAGCTTTGTAGGTGAGAATCAGCGCTTTGACCTCGCCATCATGCAGACTGGACGGTATTATGGCAAAAGCATCGTGATGGATATCCAGGGAAGCCGATTTGCGATCCTTGGCCAGGATGACCTCGATGAAGAAGGCTATCTAGAATACGCCTACAATCTTTCTGAAGAAGATGCAGAGGAACTTCGCTCATTCCTGCGGCCGATCCTTTAA
- a CDS encoding cytosolic protein produces the protein MSKEDSEKHSDFSNVEKQRNYITAEDFPEGAYGSPFRKDEPVEGKSTPWHEGQRTYSNFNYEFKSLHQGTPRKEAGAHPTHDDPSESEQPPYSDL, from the coding sequence ATGAGCAAGGAAGACAGTGAAAAGCACTCTGATTTTTCCAATGTCGAAAAGCAGCGTAACTATATAACGGCCGAAGACTTTCCCGAGGGTGCCTATGGTTCTCCCTTCCGGAAAGATGAACCGGTAGAGGGCAAAAGCACGCCATGGCATGAGGGGCAGCGGACCTACAGCAACTTCAACTATGAGTTCAAGTCCCTTCATCAGGGAACACCAAGAAAAGAAGCGGGTGCCCACCCAACCCATGATGATCCGAGTGAAAGTGAACAGCCGCCGTATAGCGATCTATAA
- a CDS encoding YutD family protein produces the protein MICINNLCYEIVDEGRDGFNEEAFRARYSEILTKYDYIVGDWGYGQLRLRGFFDDQNQKSTFDTKISTVSEYLYEYCNFGCAYFVAKKVAKQAQDK, from the coding sequence ATGATTTGCATCAATAACCTTTGCTACGAAATCGTGGATGAAGGACGAGATGGCTTTAACGAAGAAGCCTTTCGTGCGAGATATAGCGAAATTCTAACCAAGTATGACTATATTGTTGGCGACTGGGGCTACGGACAGCTAAGGCTAAGAGGTTTTTTCGATGACCAAAACCAGAAGTCAACTTTCGATACGAAAATCAGTACTGTCAGCGAGTACTTATATGAGTATTGCAACTTTGGCTGTGCCTATTTTGTTGCCAAGAAGGTAGCGAAGCAAGCTCAGGATAAATAA
- a CDS encoding YhcN/YlaJ family sporulation lipoprotein, whose translation MKKALMALGICGTVAMTGCGAGDNQASPNGRDGGAGIYQQSGNTLNVNDERPDLYNEDGRKGMKDKSEDFGYVRHQRTGVMGADNGQNAYQAIDREQIADMIGKFSLMAQNVDDVSTLVTDEEVLIVYATDSQNRDETADQVKRMAMSVVPRWFHVYVSDDTSLRNEVENFASLDTDSRDVDELIDGVVKQMLKSPQGRPMTTGENANGEAKGELNEETDKDDLSNQMDQGK comes from the coding sequence TTGAAAAAAGCATTAATGGCTCTTGGTATTTGCGGAACAGTAGCAATGACAGGATGTGGGGCCGGAGACAATCAAGCCTCACCAAACGGCCGTGATGGCGGAGCTGGCATTTACCAGCAGAGCGGCAACACACTGAATGTAAATGATGAGCGCCCAGATTTATACAATGAAGATGGACGCAAAGGTATGAAGGACAAAAGCGAGGACTTCGGGTATGTGCGCCATCAAAGAACTGGGGTAATGGGTGCAGATAATGGTCAAAATGCATACCAGGCAATCGACCGAGAGCAAATCGCCGACATGATCGGCAAATTCAGCTTGATGGCACAAAATGTGGATGATGTATCCACACTTGTTACTGATGAGGAAGTCCTGATTGTATACGCAACAGATTCTCAAAATCGTGACGAGACTGCCGATCAGGTGAAGCGGATGGCGATGTCTGTTGTTCCGCGCTGGTTCCACGTGTATGTATCAGATGACACTAGCCTGCGCAACGAAGTCGAGAACTTTGCTTCACTCGACACCGATAGCCGTGATGTCGATGAATTGATTGATGGCGTAGTAAAACAAATGCTTAAGTCTCCACAAGGCCGTCCAATGACAACTGGCGAAAATGCAAATGGTGAAGCCAAAGGCGAACTGAACGAAGAAACAGATAAAGACGATCTTTCAAACCAAATGGATCAAGGGAAGTAA
- the lipA gene encoding lipoyl synthase, whose product MSKKEVQRKPEWLKIKLNTNENYTGLKKMMREKNLHTVCEEARCPNIHECWAVRRTATFMILGDVCTRACRFCAVKTGLPTELDWQEPERVADSVELMNLKHAVVTAVARDDLKDGGAAVFAETVRAIRKKNPFTSIEVLPSDMGGVEENLKTLMDARPDILNHNIETVKRLTPRIRARATYERSLEFLRRAKEMQPDIPTKSSIMVGLGETKEELIEAMDDLRANNVDILTLGQYLQPSKKHLEVQKYYHPDEFAELREIALKKGFSHCEAGPLVRSSYHADEQVNSAAKHRQELAEQEAQQA is encoded by the coding sequence ATGAGCAAAAAAGAGGTACAGAGAAAGCCTGAATGGCTGAAGATAAAGCTGAACACGAACGAAAACTATACTGGCTTAAAAAAGATGATGCGTGAGAAAAATCTACATACTGTTTGTGAAGAAGCCAGATGTCCCAACATCCACGAGTGCTGGGCAGTAAGACGGACTGCTACCTTCATGATCCTTGGGGATGTATGTACGCGTGCATGCCGTTTTTGTGCTGTAAAGACGGGACTTCCAACTGAGCTTGACTGGCAGGAGCCAGAAAGAGTGGCGGATTCCGTTGAGCTTATGAACCTGAAGCATGCCGTCGTGACTGCCGTTGCACGTGATGACTTGAAAGATGGGGGAGCAGCAGTTTTTGCCGAGACTGTCAGAGCGATCCGCAAGAAAAATCCGTTTACCTCAATTGAAGTATTGCCTTCCGACATGGGCGGAGTTGAGGAGAACCTGAAAACACTTATGGATGCACGCCCGGATATCCTGAATCACAACATCGAAACGGTAAAGCGCCTGACGCCAAGAATCCGTGCACGTGCAACGTACGAGCGTTCATTGGAGTTCTTGCGCCGTGCAAAAGAAATGCAGCCAGATATCCCGACGAAATCGAGCATCATGGTTGGCCTGGGCGAGACGAAGGAAGAATTGATCGAAGCAATGGATGACTTGCGTGCTAACAATGTGGACATCCTTACGCTTGGTCAATACCTGCAGCCTTCCAAGAAGCATCTTGAGGTACAGAAATACTATCATCCTGATGAATTTGCCGAGCTAAGGGAAATCGCGCTCAAGAAAGGCTTCAGCCATTGTGAAGCTGGCCCTCTCGTTCGTTCATCCTACCATGCTGACGAGCAGGTCAACTCTGCTGCAAAACATAGACAAGAGCTTGCAGAGCAGGAAGCCCAGCAAGCGTAA